One stretch of Prionailurus viverrinus isolate Anna chromosome C1, UM_Priviv_1.0, whole genome shotgun sequence DNA includes these proteins:
- the SCNN1D gene encoding amiloride-sensitive sodium channel subunit delta isoform X2: MLTLDPGPPGASQAGSGPRPWAEPRRSAHRPPVCCQSTWDLHVLLGGLPQGSVCPTPLRRHQATQHGRMEAPAQEGSSFKAGAMAQASGGSPESHDAQLPPPPQPEDEEGQGEGLVELHASFRELFTFFCTNATIHGAIRLVCSSQNRLKTASWGLLFLGALGALYWQFGLLFEQYWSYPVIMTVSVHSERKLFPSVTLCDMNPHRPSSVRHHLQALDRFARENIRSLYKFNFSEDGDVPFADDQGPRPAFYLDRSVRLQRLSHPGGQSRVGFRLCNRTGGDCFYRAFSSGVTAAREWYRFHYVSILALLPAAHEDSHQSHGGHFVFSCQFDGRDCQARHFQTFHHPTYGSCYTFNGVWAAQRPGITHGISLVLRTEQQDHLPLLSTEAGIKVMIHERDHTPFLEHQGFSIRPGTETTIGIREDEVRRLGSPYSHCTDGVEGVGGQLLYNSSYTLQACLVSCFQQLMVETCSCGYYFYPLPAGAQYCSYSQHPAWGHCFYRLYRDLGTHRLPCASRCPRSCRESSYKLSAGTSRWPSSKSADWILAVLGKPGRRSSSQSKSPSPSLRSNMAKVNIFYQELNYRTVEETPVYSVPELLSAMGSLWSLWFGSSVLSVLELLELLLDAVALTLLLGCRRLRRTQGSQTGAATVASHTKPEASQLPTDCRNDVNHLGGPAGLFSHAASGSYGRNLC, from the exons ATGCTTACCCTTGACCCTGGCCCACCCGGGGCATCTCAGGCAGGATCTggccccaggccctgggcagAACCCAGAAGGAGTGCCCATCGTCCCCCGGTCTGCTGCCAG AGCACCTGGGACCTTCACGTGCTGCTCGGAGGCCTCCCGCAGGGCAGTGTGTGCCCCACCCCCTTG CGTCGTCATCAGGCCACCCAGCACGGGAGAATGGAGGCACCTGCACAGGAAGGCTCCAGCTTCAAG GCAGGAGCTATGGCCCAGGCATCCGGTGGCTCCCCAGAGTCCCATGATGCCCAGCTGCCACCGCCACCTCAGCCCGAGGACGAggaggggcaaggggaggggctCGTGGAGCTGCACGCCTCCTTCCGGGAGCTGTTCACCTTCTTCTGCACCAACGCCACCATCCATGGCGCCATCCGCCTCGTCTGCTCCAGCCAGAACCGCCTCAAGACGGCATCCTGGGGGCTGCTGTTCCTGGGTGCCCTGGGTGCACTCTACTGGCAGTTCGGGCTCCTCTTTGAGCAGTACTGGAGCTACCCGGTCATCATGACCGTGTCCGTGCACTCGGAGCGAAAGCTCTTCCCGTCGGTCACTCTGTGTGACATGAACCCACACAG GCCGAGCTCAGTCCGCCACCATCTGCAGGCACTCGATCGGTTCGCCCGGGAGAACATCCGCTCTCTCTACAAATTCAACTTCAGCGAGGACGGGGATGTCCCCTTTGCCGACGACCAGGGCCCACGGCCTGCCTTCTACCTGGACCGCAGCGTCCGTCTGCagaggctgagccacccaggtggccagaGCAGAGTGGGTTTCAGACTG TGTAACCGCACAGGCGGAGACTGCTTCTACCGGGCCTTCTCGTCAGGTGTGACAGCCGCCCGAGAATGGTACCGCTTCCACTATGTGAGCATCTTGGCCCTGCTGCCCGCTGCCCACGAGGACAGCCACCAGAGCCACGGTGGCCACTTTGTCTTCTCTTGCCAATTCGACGGCCGGGACTGCCAGGCCCG GCACTTCCAGACATTCCACCACCCCACCTATGGCAGCTGCTATACCTTCAATGGTGTCTGGGCTGCGCAGCGCCCGGGCATCACCCATG GAATCAGCCTGGTCCTCAGGACTGAGCAGCAGGACCACCTCCCGCTGCTGTCCACGGAGGCTGGCATCAAAGTCATGATTCATGAACGTGACCACACACCTTTCCTGGAGCACCAGGGTTTCAGCATCCGGCCAGGGACCGAGACCACCATCGGCATCCGAGAG gacGAGGTGCGCCGGCTGGGGAGCCCCTATAGTCACTGCACCGATGGTGTGGAGGGTGTGGGTGGGCAGCTGCTGTACAATTCCTCCTATACCCTGCAG GCCTGCCTGGTATCCTGTTTCCAGCAGCTCATGGTGGAGACCTGCTCCTGCGGCTACTACTTCTACCCTCTGCCGGCAGGGGCCCAGTACTGCAGCTACTCCCAGCACCCAGCCTGGG GCCACTGCTTCTACCGCCTCTACAGGGACCTGGGGACACACCGACTTCCTTGTGCCTCCCGCTGCCCCAGGTCCTGCAG GGAGTCTTCCTACAAGCTCTCTGCGGGGACCTCGAGGTGGCCTTCCTCCAAGTCAGCT GACTGGATCCTGGCTGTGCTGGGCAAGCCGGGCCGCAGGAGCTCAAGCCAGAGCAAGAGCCCAAGCCCAAGCCTCAG GAGCAACATGGCCAAGGTGAACATCTTCTACCAGGAGCTCAACTACCGAACAGTGGAGGAGACACCCGTTTACTcg GTGCCCGAGCTGCTCTCAGCCATGGGCAGCCTCTGGAGCCTGTGGTTCGGCTCATCTGTCCTCTCTGTCCTGGAGCTGTTGGAGCTGCTGCTCGATGCCGTAGCCCTCACACTGCTACTGGGCTGCCGCCGGCTCCGCAGAACTCAGGGGTCCCAGACAGGGGCAGCCACAGTGGCGTCCCACACCAAGCCGGAGGCCAGCCAGTTGCCCACTGACTGCAGGAATGACGTTAATCATCTGGGGGGCCCTGCTGGCCTCTTCTCCCATGCCGCTTCTGGGAGCTATGGCAGGAATCTTTGCTGA
- the SCNN1D gene encoding amiloride-sensitive sodium channel subunit delta isoform X1, with amino-acid sequence MLTLDPGPPGASQAGSGPRPWAEPRRSAHRPPVCCQRRHQATQHGRMEAPAQEGSSFKAGAMAQASGGSPESHDAQLPPPPQPEDEEGQGEGLVELHASFRELFTFFCTNATIHGAIRLVCSSQNRLKTASWGLLFLGALGALYWQFGLLFEQYWSYPVIMTVSVHSERKLFPSVTLCDMNPHRPSSVRHHLQALDRFARENIRSLYKFNFSEDGDVPFADDQGPRPAFYLDRSVRLQRLSHPGGQSRVGFRLCNRTGGDCFYRAFSSGVTAAREWYRFHYVSILALLPAAHEDSHQSHGGHFVFSCQFDGRDCQARHFQTFHHPTYGSCYTFNGVWAAQRPGITHGISLVLRTEQQDHLPLLSTEAGIKVMIHERDHTPFLEHQGFSIRPGTETTIGIREDEVRRLGSPYSHCTDGVEGVGGQLLYNSSYTLQACLVSCFQQLMVETCSCGYYFYPLPAGAQYCSYSQHPAWGHCFYRLYRDLGTHRLPCASRCPRSCRESSYKLSAGTSRWPSSKSADWILAVLGKPGRRSSSQSKSPSPSLRSNMAKVNIFYQELNYRTVEETPVYSVPELLSAMGSLWSLWFGSSVLSVLELLELLLDAVALTLLLGCRRLRRTQGSQTGAATVASHTKPEASQLPTDCRNDVNHLGGPAGLFSHAASGSYGRNLC; translated from the exons ATGCTTACCCTTGACCCTGGCCCACCCGGGGCATCTCAGGCAGGATCTggccccaggccctgggcagAACCCAGAAGGAGTGCCCATCGTCCCCCGGTCTGCTGCCAG CGTCGTCATCAGGCCACCCAGCACGGGAGAATGGAGGCACCTGCACAGGAAGGCTCCAGCTTCAAG GCAGGAGCTATGGCCCAGGCATCCGGTGGCTCCCCAGAGTCCCATGATGCCCAGCTGCCACCGCCACCTCAGCCCGAGGACGAggaggggcaaggggaggggctCGTGGAGCTGCACGCCTCCTTCCGGGAGCTGTTCACCTTCTTCTGCACCAACGCCACCATCCATGGCGCCATCCGCCTCGTCTGCTCCAGCCAGAACCGCCTCAAGACGGCATCCTGGGGGCTGCTGTTCCTGGGTGCCCTGGGTGCACTCTACTGGCAGTTCGGGCTCCTCTTTGAGCAGTACTGGAGCTACCCGGTCATCATGACCGTGTCCGTGCACTCGGAGCGAAAGCTCTTCCCGTCGGTCACTCTGTGTGACATGAACCCACACAG GCCGAGCTCAGTCCGCCACCATCTGCAGGCACTCGATCGGTTCGCCCGGGAGAACATCCGCTCTCTCTACAAATTCAACTTCAGCGAGGACGGGGATGTCCCCTTTGCCGACGACCAGGGCCCACGGCCTGCCTTCTACCTGGACCGCAGCGTCCGTCTGCagaggctgagccacccaggtggccagaGCAGAGTGGGTTTCAGACTG TGTAACCGCACAGGCGGAGACTGCTTCTACCGGGCCTTCTCGTCAGGTGTGACAGCCGCCCGAGAATGGTACCGCTTCCACTATGTGAGCATCTTGGCCCTGCTGCCCGCTGCCCACGAGGACAGCCACCAGAGCCACGGTGGCCACTTTGTCTTCTCTTGCCAATTCGACGGCCGGGACTGCCAGGCCCG GCACTTCCAGACATTCCACCACCCCACCTATGGCAGCTGCTATACCTTCAATGGTGTCTGGGCTGCGCAGCGCCCGGGCATCACCCATG GAATCAGCCTGGTCCTCAGGACTGAGCAGCAGGACCACCTCCCGCTGCTGTCCACGGAGGCTGGCATCAAAGTCATGATTCATGAACGTGACCACACACCTTTCCTGGAGCACCAGGGTTTCAGCATCCGGCCAGGGACCGAGACCACCATCGGCATCCGAGAG gacGAGGTGCGCCGGCTGGGGAGCCCCTATAGTCACTGCACCGATGGTGTGGAGGGTGTGGGTGGGCAGCTGCTGTACAATTCCTCCTATACCCTGCAG GCCTGCCTGGTATCCTGTTTCCAGCAGCTCATGGTGGAGACCTGCTCCTGCGGCTACTACTTCTACCCTCTGCCGGCAGGGGCCCAGTACTGCAGCTACTCCCAGCACCCAGCCTGGG GCCACTGCTTCTACCGCCTCTACAGGGACCTGGGGACACACCGACTTCCTTGTGCCTCCCGCTGCCCCAGGTCCTGCAG GGAGTCTTCCTACAAGCTCTCTGCGGGGACCTCGAGGTGGCCTTCCTCCAAGTCAGCT GACTGGATCCTGGCTGTGCTGGGCAAGCCGGGCCGCAGGAGCTCAAGCCAGAGCAAGAGCCCAAGCCCAAGCCTCAG GAGCAACATGGCCAAGGTGAACATCTTCTACCAGGAGCTCAACTACCGAACAGTGGAGGAGACACCCGTTTACTcg GTGCCCGAGCTGCTCTCAGCCATGGGCAGCCTCTGGAGCCTGTGGTTCGGCTCATCTGTCCTCTCTGTCCTGGAGCTGTTGGAGCTGCTGCTCGATGCCGTAGCCCTCACACTGCTACTGGGCTGCCGCCGGCTCCGCAGAACTCAGGGGTCCCAGACAGGGGCAGCCACAGTGGCGTCCCACACCAAGCCGGAGGCCAGCCAGTTGCCCACTGACTGCAGGAATGACGTTAATCATCTGGGGGGCCCTGCTGGCCTCTTCTCCCATGCCGCTTCTGGGAGCTATGGCAGGAATCTTTGCTGA